The following are from one region of the Pseudohongiella spirulinae genome:
- a CDS encoding Na/Pi cotransporter family protein, with product MNYFEISYTALGGLAIFFLGLKYLSESLQSSGQEAIRRILASLTRNRVMAVLAGVGITVFVQSSSISTVMTVSLVNAGLMELKQAIGVILGANIGTTVTGWIISIKVGKYGLLLIALGMYPMFAAERQWLATLGKTSVALGMVFTGLEFMSGAFVPLRSDETFISYLYLFDADSLISLLACVVLACLLTVIVQSSSAMLGITITLATTGVIDFNTAVALIIGENIGTTITAQLAAIGANTSAIRAARAHAIFNILGAMVLIAVFPWYVNLVDLMVAGEADLLDADGMRPNIGFHIAVAHTMFNVINVLIWIPFIGFLTRTVIWLVPQRSEKEKHKLRYLGSRTTMAPEVALQQADLEMDNMVEITREMFTTTREYVLGNGHDKKLFERINHLEDITDNIEEEMIKFITIVLTGSVSQDQSTRSYGLMRMADEIESIADSLQAFSIYRSRLFKRNEDIGEEAWQDIMVFFNEVEAYFNRLMCARQNDMDASDIKSMIKESKQIKKLGKEMRDRHLDRLRAGQYPAVTAQTFSDMFMSLQHIKNHSVNYVEAYAGL from the coding sequence ATGAATTACTTCGAAATTTCTTACACCGCTCTGGGTGGCCTGGCGATTTTCTTCCTGGGCCTGAAATACCTGTCTGAGTCCTTACAATCCAGCGGTCAGGAAGCCATCAGGCGTATCCTGGCATCATTGACGCGCAATCGGGTCATGGCAGTTCTGGCCGGGGTAGGGATTACCGTATTTGTGCAGTCCAGTTCTATCTCGACTGTTATGACCGTCAGTCTGGTCAACGCCGGCTTGATGGAGCTCAAGCAGGCAATCGGAGTCATTCTGGGCGCCAATATCGGCACTACTGTCACCGGTTGGATCATATCCATCAAAGTAGGTAAGTATGGTCTGCTGCTGATAGCACTGGGCATGTATCCGATGTTTGCGGCCGAGCGCCAGTGGTTGGCTACACTGGGTAAGACGTCAGTGGCCCTGGGCATGGTATTCACCGGTCTGGAATTTATGAGCGGGGCCTTTGTGCCGCTGCGTTCCGACGAAACATTCATTTCTTACCTGTATTTGTTTGATGCTGACTCCCTGATCAGCCTGCTGGCATGTGTGGTGCTGGCCTGTCTGCTGACTGTCATTGTGCAAAGCAGTTCCGCCATGCTGGGCATTACTATCACTCTGGCTACAACCGGTGTCATTGACTTCAATACCGCCGTCGCTCTGATCATCGGTGAAAATATCGGCACAACCATTACCGCTCAATTGGCCGCCATCGGTGCCAATACCTCGGCAATCCGCGCGGCCCGGGCACACGCCATATTTAATATTCTTGGTGCCATGGTGCTGATTGCGGTTTTCCCCTGGTACGTCAATCTGGTTGATCTGATGGTCGCCGGTGAAGCTGATCTGCTGGACGCCGATGGTATGCGTCCGAATATTGGTTTTCACATCGCTGTGGCGCACACCATGTTTAACGTGATCAATGTGTTGATCTGGATTCCATTTATCGGCTTTTTGACCAGGACAGTGATCTGGCTGGTACCGCAGCGCAGCGAAAAAGAAAAGCACAAACTGAGATACCTGGGCAGCCGTACCACCATGGCGCCGGAGGTGGCCCTGCAGCAGGCTGATCTGGAAATGGATAATATGGTCGAGATCACCCGTGAAATGTTCACCACCACGCGTGAATATGTGCTGGGCAACGGCCACGACAAGAAATTATTTGAACGCATCAATCACCTTGAAGATATTACAGACAATATCGAAGAGGAAATGATCAAGTTCATCACCATTGTACTGACCGGCTCAGTCAGTCAGGATCAATCCACACGTTCCTACGGTTTGATGCGAATGGCGGATGAGATTGAAAGTATTGCTGACTCTTTGCAGGCCTTCAGTATTTACCGAAGCCGTTTGTTCAAGCGCAATGAAGACATTGGCGAAGAAGCCTGGCAGGACATCATGGTGTTCTTTAATGAAGTTGAAGCCTACTTTAATCGCCTGATGTGTGCCCGCCAGAATGACATGGACGCCAGTGATATCAAGTCCATGATCAAAGAGTCAAAACAGATCAAGAAACTGGGTAAAGAAATGCGCGACCGTCACCTTGATCGCCTGCGTGCCGGTCAATATCCGGCGGTGACAGCGCAAACGTTCAGTGACATGTTTATGTCCCTGCAACATATCAAGAATCATTCGGTGAATTATGTTGAGGCTTATGCGGGATTGTAA
- a CDS encoding multidrug effflux MFS transporter, protein MPESPREFSRGMIVLLAAASALGPVAMQIMLPAIPIVRETFDISTGTAQLTLSLSMFSIAVATLIYGPLSDRYGRRPIMLLGIAITVFGSALCMMAASIEWLIFGRIVQAAGGAVGLVLARAIVRDVYPADQAAGVIATLVMVMVIMPMLAPLAGGELMIRFDWHSIFYLVAAISLFLLLAMSRSLPETLQKQTPFSGVLSMLGGFVTLMRSRVFAAYALNVAFVSVMFFSFISAAPEIMVSVLKRPPNEYGYYFIMVPAAFMAGNYVTRWYSKSAGVNTLISRGAWLSISGISIALLLHLSGVHHPLALFMPVALTTFGNGISLPNAQAAAINEFPDMAGSASGLTGFLQMGFSAVAAQLVALLFNGTVYPMLLLMLAAALISMGCFYLARSA, encoded by the coding sequence ATGCCTGAATCACCGCGAGAGTTTTCACGCGGCATGATTGTTCTGTTGGCCGCCGCCTCAGCATTGGGGCCTGTTGCCATGCAAATTATGCTGCCAGCCATACCCATTGTCAGAGAAACTTTTGACATTTCCACCGGCACCGCGCAATTGACGCTGAGCCTGTCGATGTTTTCAATTGCCGTCGCCACACTGATTTATGGACCGCTGTCAGACCGCTATGGCCGGCGACCGATCATGTTGCTCGGCATTGCCATTACAGTATTCGGTTCTGCATTGTGCATGATGGCAGCTTCCATCGAGTGGCTGATTTTTGGCCGCATCGTCCAGGCGGCCGGAGGTGCTGTCGGACTGGTGCTGGCACGTGCAATTGTCCGTGATGTCTACCCGGCAGATCAGGCGGCCGGCGTCATCGCCACATTGGTGATGGTGATGGTTATCATGCCCATGTTGGCACCCCTGGCGGGTGGTGAGCTGATGATTCGCTTTGATTGGCACAGCATTTTCTATCTGGTTGCTGCGATCAGTTTATTCTTGCTGCTGGCCATGAGCCGTTCACTGCCTGAAACCCTGCAAAAGCAGACGCCGTTTTCGGGCGTACTCAGTATGCTGGGCGGCTTTGTCACTTTAATGCGCTCTCGGGTTTTTGCCGCTTATGCACTTAATGTCGCATTTGTCTCGGTCATGTTCTTCAGCTTTATTTCAGCGGCACCGGAGATCATGGTCTCGGTGCTCAAGCGACCGCCCAACGAATACGGATACTATTTCATTATGGTGCCCGCGGCCTTTATGGCAGGCAACTACGTCACACGTTGGTATTCAAAAAGCGCAGGAGTCAATACTCTGATTTCCAGAGGAGCCTGGCTGAGCATCAGTGGCATCAGCATTGCGCTGTTACTGCACCTGTCCGGCGTTCACCACCCTCTGGCACTGTTTATGCCGGTGGCTCTGACAACGTTTGGCAATGGTATTTCCCTGCCCAACGCTCAGGCGGCTGCCATTAATGAATTTCCGGACATGGCCGGCAGTGCGTCAGGGCTGACAGGATTTTTACAGATGGGGTTTTCAGCCGTGGCTGCGCAGTTGGTGGCGCTGCTGTTTAATGGCACAGTCTATCCGATGTTGTTGTTGATGTTGGCGGCAGCTCTGATTTCAATGGGCTGTTTTTATCTGGCACGATCCGCCTGA